The following proteins are co-located in the Rhodoligotrophos appendicifer genome:
- a CDS encoding NAD(P)-binding domain-containing protein, which produces MSKTPPYLTDDRLIGIGLTYEEGLDALRAAFRRRAEAADPVVAKIGLHTAGGGFFHAMPAVLDDIAVVKWVASTPASKAAGKYINAQLIATHAITAETLAFLDFSWLTGFRTAAVSALGADYWAAPGADTVAMIGCGLQARTHLDALLAVRPLKRIIAVSRTEQSARKYADEVEARGLEVEVAEAGSDAIYEADIVVGMVPLGMQEAPFIDCGKLRGGALAIGVDLGKPWQPETVAAFDSMTTDDAVQTKGLVASGMVPIKRSFDSDLAAAVSGKSAVAWDPNRTIGYVPPGLAMADAAITKLVLQKLGLM; this is translated from the coding sequence ATGAGCAAGACTCCGCCCTATCTGACCGACGATCGGCTGATCGGCATCGGCCTGACCTATGAGGAGGGCCTGGATGCTCTGCGGGCGGCCTTTCGCAGAAGAGCCGAGGCTGCTGATCCCGTTGTGGCCAAGATCGGATTGCACACGGCCGGCGGCGGCTTTTTCCATGCGATGCCGGCCGTCCTGGATGACATCGCCGTGGTCAAATGGGTCGCGTCCACCCCGGCCTCCAAGGCCGCCGGCAAATACATCAATGCCCAGCTCATCGCGACCCATGCCATCACCGCCGAGACTTTGGCTTTCCTCGATTTTTCCTGGCTGACGGGTTTCAGGACGGCAGCGGTCTCAGCCCTTGGCGCCGATTACTGGGCAGCCCCGGGCGCTGACACTGTGGCCATGATCGGCTGTGGATTGCAGGCGCGGACGCATCTTGATGCGCTGCTCGCCGTCCGCCCGCTCAAGCGTATCATCGCCGTGAGCCGCACGGAGCAGTCCGCGCGGAAATATGCCGATGAAGTCGAGGCCCGCGGGCTTGAAGTCGAGGTGGCAGAGGCGGGCTCCGACGCCATTTACGAGGCCGATATTGTCGTGGGAATGGTGCCGCTGGGAATGCAGGAGGCCCCCTTTATCGACTGCGGAAAGCTTCGTGGCGGTGCATTGGCCATCGGTGTCGACCTCGGCAAACCGTGGCAGCCGGAAACGGTCGCCGCTTTCGATTCTATGACGACCGACGATGCGGTCCAGACCAAGGGTCTCGTGGCCTCTGGGATGGTACCGATCAAGCGCTCCTTCGATTCGGATTTGGCGGCCGCCGTCTCAGGAAAGTCTGCCGTGGCCTGGGACCCGAACAGAACCATAGGCTATGTCCCGCCCGGATTGGCGATGGCGGATGCCGCCATAACCAAGCTGGTGCTGCAGAAGCTCGGCTTGATGTAG
- a CDS encoding efflux RND transporter periplasmic adaptor subunit: MQKVGRICAVLMLLAAGPLLAACDDKAASQAGGAEPPPAKVSVIAVKSESLPILNELPGRIAPTRIAEVRPRVSGILVDRVFQQGSQVKEGDILYRIDPEPFRVRVASAEASLQRAQSTLLQAQQTAGRIDQLTQQRVASQQQQDDAVAAVAQAQADVASAKAQLDTAKLDLRYSDITAPISGVIGRAMITEGALVNSSGTEPLAIIRQLDPVYADFTQSVNELMKLRRSTESGDVNRPDEARVRLIFDDGTPYEHDGKVLFSEATVDITTGQVILRGEFPNPNGELLPGMYVRVQIEQGIQPDAIAVPQQSVQRDTAGHSQLYVVGEDSVPELRTVTAGRLLGDRWVIDSGLKPGDQVVVEGFQKIRPGAKVQAEAWVPPSASGTPKQAAMLPTPAVE; this comes from the coding sequence ATGCAGAAGGTCGGACGTATCTGCGCAGTGTTGATGTTGCTGGCCGCCGGCCCATTGCTCGCCGCTTGCGACGACAAGGCTGCCTCTCAGGCCGGGGGCGCCGAGCCGCCGCCTGCGAAAGTCAGCGTGATCGCCGTAAAGTCCGAATCTTTGCCCATCCTGAATGAGTTGCCAGGGCGCATCGCTCCGACCCGGATCGCGGAGGTTCGCCCCCGCGTGTCGGGAATCCTCGTCGACCGGGTCTTCCAGCAAGGCAGCCAGGTGAAGGAAGGCGATATCCTCTATCGCATCGATCCAGAACCGTTTCGCGTGCGAGTTGCCAGCGCGGAGGCTTCTCTGCAGCGGGCTCAATCGACTTTGCTGCAGGCACAGCAGACGGCCGGTCGTATCGACCAGCTCACGCAGCAACGTGTTGCCAGCCAGCAGCAGCAGGACGACGCCGTCGCGGCGGTTGCACAGGCCCAGGCTGATGTCGCAAGCGCCAAGGCACAGCTCGATACGGCGAAACTCGATCTCAGATATTCGGATATCACTGCTCCGATCAGCGGAGTCATTGGGCGCGCAATGATCACCGAGGGAGCTCTTGTCAATTCCTCGGGGACCGAACCCCTTGCAATCATCCGCCAGCTCGATCCCGTTTATGCGGATTTCACCCAATCGGTGAACGAGCTCATGAAGTTGAGGCGATCCACCGAGTCCGGCGACGTCAATCGCCCCGACGAGGCTCGGGTCAGGCTGATCTTCGATGACGGGACCCCGTACGAACATGATGGGAAGGTCCTGTTCTCGGAGGCAACCGTCGACATCACGACGGGGCAAGTGATCCTGAGGGGAGAATTTCCCAACCCAAACGGAGAGTTGCTGCCGGGAATGTATGTGCGGGTGCAGATCGAACAAGGCATTCAGCCTGATGCGATCGCCGTGCCGCAGCAATCGGTGCAGCGAGACACGGCCGGTCATTCGCAACTCTATGTCGTCGGGGAAGATTCCGTCCCCGAGCTGCGGACCGTCACCGCCGGACGGCTTCTCGGAGACCGGTGGGTGATCGATAGCGGATTAAAGCCCGGCGATCAGGTGGTCGTGGAAGGTTTCCAGAAGATCCGTCCCGGCGCCAAAGTCCAAGCCGAGGCCTGGGTCCCGCCCAGCGCGAGCGGCACGCCCAAGCAGGCTGCGATGTTGCCGACACCGGCCGTCGAATAG
- a CDS encoding CHASE2 domain-containing protein has translation MHRLLQRRGAMALALLGALAWTALLSTWHFYGRSTVLDRVEAQSVDLRFLASGQRTPPPNLVIVAIDDRTVAAVGQYPLPRDRMADLIGTIAAQSPAAIAVDILFLEQGSAEGDASLAGALKSWPSVIGAVGVFDGSDQGATLTPSSANVILPAEPMRSAALIGLVNIATDITGTPRHIPLLFQTPDGLLPAFPLAAAMVAAKEGPQIGHDEIVVGKHRIAVDLGQSLALRFYGPPRTISTLSASDVLASHSVNLRDKIVVIGATAIGSGDTFATPFAPVVPGVEILATAIGNLTDGGLVRTKTIRMLDILAAALLAVASILLITVRRTVLGLATALLAYAVWIAIAFAAFPYGLWFSISVPLGAALPPALIYAGFCLWIDRKRATAAEAIGAQLLVFQPKILTEQLIEDPGFLAEPVERDVGVLFIDLSGFTTLSERLKASRTREVLKSFHAMIDQTVSAHNGFVAAFMGDGAMAVFGFPRASADSAAQTIGAALELEREVEIWGTDPVFGSAPMRCRIGVHYGPVVLSRLGSDVHQHITATGDTVNTASRLMEIAKEQAVTIVVSHDAYLAAHQQDQGIVDLGPPSTVPIRGRREPIVVHYRAKAAD, from the coding sequence ATGCACCGCCTGCTCCAACGCCGCGGCGCAATGGCGTTGGCCTTGCTCGGGGCGCTGGCCTGGACCGCGCTTCTCTCGACCTGGCATTTTTACGGTCGAAGTACTGTCCTCGATCGTGTGGAAGCTCAAAGCGTCGACCTTCGCTTCCTGGCGTCTGGACAGCGAACACCGCCGCCCAATCTCGTCATCGTCGCCATCGATGACAGAACGGTCGCCGCGGTCGGGCAGTATCCCCTGCCGCGGGACCGCATGGCCGACCTCATCGGCACGATCGCGGCACAGTCACCCGCCGCGATCGCCGTGGACATCCTGTTCCTCGAGCAGGGTAGCGCAGAGGGTGACGCTTCGCTGGCAGGAGCGCTGAAATCATGGCCGAGCGTCATCGGCGCCGTCGGCGTCTTCGACGGCTCGGACCAGGGCGCAACCCTTACGCCCAGCTCTGCCAATGTAATCCTTCCAGCGGAACCCATGCGATCGGCTGCGCTGATCGGATTGGTGAACATCGCCACGGACATCACCGGCACCCCTAGGCACATTCCCTTGCTGTTCCAAACTCCAGACGGCCTTCTTCCCGCCTTTCCCCTGGCCGCCGCGATGGTCGCGGCAAAGGAGGGCCCGCAGATCGGCCACGACGAGATCGTTGTCGGAAAGCACCGGATCGCGGTGGATCTCGGGCAGAGCCTTGCCCTGCGCTTCTACGGACCGCCTCGCACGATCTCCACCCTGAGCGCCTCGGATGTCCTTGCCTCGCACTCTGTAAACCTCAGGGACAAAATCGTCGTCATCGGGGCCACTGCAATCGGCAGTGGCGACACCTTCGCGACCCCTTTTGCCCCCGTCGTTCCAGGGGTTGAGATTCTGGCGACCGCGATCGGCAACCTGACGGACGGCGGTCTCGTTCGTACCAAGACCATCCGGATGCTGGATATCCTGGCAGCCGCATTGCTTGCGGTGGCGTCGATCCTGCTCATTACCGTTCGGCGCACGGTCCTCGGTTTGGCAACGGCTCTCCTGGCCTACGCCGTATGGATCGCGATCGCGTTTGCAGCCTTTCCTTATGGGCTTTGGTTCAGCATCAGCGTACCGCTCGGCGCAGCTCTACCGCCCGCCCTGATCTATGCGGGTTTCTGCCTTTGGATCGATCGGAAGCGGGCCACCGCGGCAGAGGCCATCGGGGCGCAGTTGCTCGTCTTTCAGCCGAAAATTCTGACTGAGCAGCTGATCGAGGACCCAGGCTTTCTCGCCGAACCGGTGGAACGGGATGTGGGCGTCCTGTTCATCGATCTCTCTGGCTTCACGACGCTGAGCGAACGGCTGAAGGCATCCCGCACGCGTGAGGTCCTGAAGAGCTTTCATGCCATGATCGACCAAACCGTTTCGGCGCATAACGGGTTCGTGGCTGCCTTCATGGGGGATGGCGCGATGGCAGTTTTCGGTTTCCCGCGCGCTTCGGCCGACAGCGCTGCACAGACGATTGGTGCTGCATTGGAACTCGAGAGGGAAGTCGAGATTTGGGGGACCGACCCGGTCTTCGGCTCCGCTCCCATGCGGTGCCGCATCGGTGTCCATTACGGACCGGTCGTGCTTTCGCGCCTGGGAAGCGACGTCCATCAACACATCACGGCTACCGGGGATACCGTGAACACGGCAAGCCGGCTCATGGAGATCGCAAAGGAGCAGGCCGTTACCATCGTCGTCAGCCATGATGCCTATCTGGCTGCCCATCAACAGGATCAAGGGATCGTTGATCTCGGCCCGCCGTCGACGGTGCCCATACGAGGGCGCCGGGAGCCCATCGTCGTGCATTATCGCGCCAAGGCGGCCGACTGA
- a CDS encoding FecR domain-containing protein codes for MAELSSVTRIAAGIVLAACLLSAGGLGSVRAQGTGCTLTEVTGTPPRSVLRCPGLVIEAERSAQYQLLDRDRNQVPDAARLNQGALLIEYSGGKRDGFQILTPHAIASVRGTSWAVDVKGVDTAVLVVTGRVDVRRPTASRGVVLQAGQGVDVGPGSGPLEVKTWGAPRVRALLARFGR; via the coding sequence ATGGCGGAGCTTTCGAGCGTTACGAGGATCGCGGCCGGGATTGTGCTGGCCGCCTGCCTGCTGTCCGCAGGCGGGCTCGGATCTGTCCGGGCCCAGGGCACAGGCTGCACTCTCACCGAGGTCACGGGCACACCACCGCGCTCCGTCCTTCGTTGCCCCGGGCTCGTGATCGAGGCTGAGCGGAGCGCCCAGTACCAGTTGCTGGACCGAGACCGAAATCAGGTGCCGGATGCTGCAAGGCTCAACCAGGGTGCATTGCTCATCGAATATTCCGGGGGCAAGCGGGACGGCTTTCAGATCCTTACGCCACACGCCATTGCCTCCGTGCGCGGGACGAGCTGGGCCGTGGATGTCAAAGGCGTGGACACCGCCGTTCTCGTCGTCACCGGCCGGGTCGATGTCAGACGGCCCACAGCCAGCAGAGGCGTGGTGCTCCAAGCCGGGCAAGGGGTCGATGTCGGTCCCGGGTCCGGTCCGCTCGAGGTCAAGACTTGGGGAGCCCCTCGCGTAAGGGCGCTGCTGGCTCGCTTCGGCCGCTGA
- a CDS encoding glucoamylase family protein, translating to MPNETTRAKDLRDEDLLELVQRQTFGFFWEGAHPASGLARDRAMTTHDPDNDIVAIGGSGFGVMAIIVAVERGWISRSAALERLDIMLRCLEKATCYHGLFPHFMNGQTGASIAFWRKDDGADLVETAFLFMGLLCVRQYFDTDTPEERRLRERIGWLWHDTEWTWHTQGGREILYWHWSPNNGFSMNHEIRGWNECLVAYVLAAGAPKYAIDPAVYHNGWALNRRFLNGHRYYGIDLPLGPPFGGPLFFCHYSFSGLDPRGLKDSYADYYEQNLAHTLINYEHCVRNPNAYPGYGANCWGLTASDDPDGYAAHAPDGGNDNGVISPTAALSSFPYAPDKAMQALRHFYDDRGDQIWGRYGFVDAFSDRAGWTANTFLAIDQGPIITMIENYRTGLLWRLFMSVPDVQRGLRRLGFQSPHLDPSTALVS from the coding sequence ATGCCGAATGAGACCACCCGCGCCAAAGACCTTCGCGACGAGGACCTTCTCGAGCTGGTCCAGCGGCAGACTTTCGGATTCTTCTGGGAGGGTGCGCACCCAGCAAGCGGTCTTGCCCGCGACCGGGCCATGACGACGCACGATCCCGACAACGACATCGTCGCGATCGGTGGCTCCGGTTTCGGCGTCATGGCCATCATCGTTGCAGTGGAGCGAGGATGGATTTCGAGGAGCGCAGCGCTGGAGCGGCTCGACATCATGCTCCGGTGCCTGGAGAAGGCCACCTGCTATCATGGCCTGTTTCCTCACTTCATGAACGGGCAGACGGGTGCCAGCATAGCGTTCTGGCGGAAGGACGACGGCGCCGATCTCGTCGAGACGGCGTTCTTGTTCATGGGGCTGCTGTGCGTCCGCCAGTATTTCGACACGGATACTCCCGAGGAGCGGCGCCTGCGGGAGCGTATCGGCTGGCTATGGCACGACACCGAATGGACGTGGCACACGCAGGGCGGCCGGGAAATCCTGTACTGGCACTGGAGCCCCAATAACGGGTTCTCGATGAACCACGAGATCCGCGGCTGGAACGAGTGCCTCGTCGCCTATGTCCTGGCCGCAGGTGCGCCAAAATATGCGATCGATCCGGCTGTCTACCACAATGGCTGGGCCCTGAACCGGAGGTTCCTGAACGGCCATCGCTACTACGGCATCGACCTGCCCCTGGGACCCCCTTTCGGGGGGCCGCTCTTCTTTTGCCACTACTCGTTTTCCGGCCTGGATCCTCGCGGCTTGAAGGACAGCTATGCCGATTACTACGAACAGAACCTCGCCCATACCCTGATCAACTACGAGCACTGCGTTCGAAATCCCAACGCGTATCCCGGCTATGGGGCGAACTGCTGGGGATTGACCGCCAGTGACGATCCCGACGGCTATGCCGCTCATGCGCCCGATGGTGGGAACGACAATGGAGTGATTTCGCCCACGGCGGCCTTGTCGAGCTTTCCCTATGCACCGGACAAGGCAATGCAGGCTCTGCGCCATTTCTATGATGATCGTGGCGATCAGATCTGGGGGCGTTACGGCTTCGTGGATGCCTTCTCCGACAGGGCCGGCTGGACAGCGAACACCTTCCTGGCCATCGACCAGGGACCCATCATCACCATGATCGAGAATTATCGCACCGGTTTGCTTTGGCGGCTCTTCATGAGCGTTCCGGACGTGCAAAGAGGCCTCAGACGGCTCGGGTTTCAGAGCCCGCATCTGGACCCATCGACAGCTCTTGTCTCCTAG
- a CDS encoding FAD-dependent oxidoreductase, giving the protein MISELDSHAGNGATRPEAETFDVVIVGSGSAALSAALRAATGGLSVVILEKSDKLGGTSAMSGSGTWIPANHVARRAGMADSQEEALEYIRSASPEGWHAEEDEHWQKFIATAPRMLEFLEQETPLEFALAEEPDIFADRPGGKGSMTRMLSPKPLSRRLLGRYGPKLRRSTLPQLFTYQEVYDGDLYHSPISVFLKLWPKLIWRYLTQTRAMGNALMIGLIKGCLDKGCRFELETRVVELIQDEDDGRIRGVVAETGGKRRSVHARRGVVLATGGFEWNKELFSKHFPGPLDRIGSPRTNSGDGQLLAQKAGAALDRMDQANVYPTLPTRYEGELHGIPMTYQAEPHAIMVDRTGKRFASEYDFNIGKAIDRRDPETGEPVHLPIWMITDQRYMRLSLPFLWYARKDPSWIVKANTLEELAGKTGLPADVLKETVARFNRFCEQGRDDDFHRGEGAWESFKAGGTENAFGTIEKPPYYAMSVNRSIMGTKGGARTNIRGEVLRPDRSVIPGLYAAGLAMANPIGTLAIGAGTTIGPNLTWGFVCGESLLMTNRGDD; this is encoded by the coding sequence ATGATATCGGAACTCGATTCCCACGCGGGAAATGGAGCAACGCGTCCTGAAGCAGAAACCTTCGATGTTGTCATCGTCGGGTCGGGCAGTGCGGCGCTCTCCGCGGCCTTGCGAGCAGCAACAGGCGGGTTGTCCGTTGTCATCCTGGAGAAGAGCGACAAGCTCGGCGGGACATCCGCGATGTCAGGATCCGGAACATGGATCCCGGCCAATCACGTGGCCCGGCGAGCCGGCATGGCGGACAGCCAGGAGGAGGCCCTGGAGTATATTCGCAGCGCCTCTCCGGAAGGCTGGCATGCGGAGGAAGACGAGCACTGGCAGAAGTTTATCGCCACGGCTCCGCGGATGCTCGAATTCCTGGAGCAGGAAACGCCACTGGAATTTGCCCTGGCTGAAGAACCGGACATCTTTGCAGACAGGCCGGGCGGCAAGGGATCCATGACTCGGATGCTGTCTCCCAAGCCATTGAGCAGGAGGCTCCTCGGCCGCTACGGGCCGAAGCTGCGCCGATCGACCCTTCCGCAACTTTTCACCTATCAGGAAGTCTATGATGGTGACCTCTACCACAGTCCGATTTCCGTCTTCCTGAAGCTCTGGCCGAAATTGATCTGGCGGTATCTCACCCAAACCCGGGCCATGGGCAACGCCTTGATGATCGGTCTCATCAAGGGGTGCCTCGACAAGGGCTGCCGCTTCGAGCTTGAGACACGGGTCGTGGAGCTGATTCAGGATGAGGATGACGGCCGCATCCGCGGCGTCGTCGCCGAGACGGGCGGAAAGCGTCGCAGCGTCCACGCCCGTCGCGGCGTAGTCCTGGCGACGGGTGGGTTCGAATGGAACAAGGAGCTCTTCTCGAAGCATTTTCCGGGACCCTTGGATCGCATTGGAAGCCCCCGCACCAATTCTGGCGACGGTCAGTTGCTCGCGCAGAAAGCGGGAGCCGCGTTGGATCGGATGGATCAGGCCAACGTCTATCCGACCTTGCCGACGCGCTATGAGGGCGAGCTGCACGGCATTCCCATGACCTATCAGGCGGAGCCCCATGCGATCATGGTGGATCGAACGGGCAAGCGCTTTGCCAGCGAGTATGATTTCAACATCGGCAAAGCCATAGACCGACGCGATCCCGAGACCGGTGAACCCGTCCATCTGCCGATCTGGATGATTACCGACCAGCGTTACATGCGATTGTCGCTTCCGTTCCTGTGGTATGCGAGGAAGGATCCATCCTGGATCGTCAAGGCGAACACGCTGGAGGAACTCGCCGGCAAGACGGGGCTTCCCGCTGATGTGCTCAAGGAGACCGTCGCGCGCTTCAACCGGTTCTGCGAGCAGGGCCGCGATGACGACTTCCACCGCGGCGAGGGCGCGTGGGAGAGCTTCAAGGCGGGTGGCACGGAGAACGCCTTCGGCACCATCGAGAAACCCCCCTACTATGCCATGTCGGTAAATCGCTCGATCATGGGCACCAAGGGCGGGGCGCGGACCAATATTCGCGGTGAAGTGCTGCGGCCGGACCGAAGTGTCATTCCTGGCCTCTATGCCGCCGGCCTGGCCATGGCCAATCCCATAGGGACGCTTGCGATCGGCGCGGGAACCACGATCGGCCCCAACTTGACCTGGGGCTTCGTCTGTGGAGAAAGCCTTTTGATGACCAACCGGGGTGATGATTGA
- a CDS encoding ABC transporter ATP-binding protein/permease has translation MNVPTAQAPETIPDDHHSVARSLPIELFMLVQAFLRSPQLKSLIVIGVATVLVVGATAYGQVKLNAWNGPFYNALARKDLESFLHQLVVFGVIASALLVLNVAQAWLNRMTQLKLRQGLTGELLNQWLVPKRAFRLAGSTIGSNPDQRIQQDALNLTQLSANLGIGLLQSSLLLGSFVGVLWGLSEGVVIHFQGQNFSIPGYMVWCALFYAGLASWLSWLVGRRLIPLDAELYSREADFRFSVVHVSENSDAIALHGGEADEKRYILQVFDALLVTMRRIVFATTGLIWITSGYGWFTIVAPILVAMPAYFGGDLSFGELMVVVGAFNQVQQALRWFVDNFSTIADWRATLLRIASFNRALLAMDDLELGRSQISVTRDGGDRLIFEDLRLDTPTCCTTLGESRIEIHRGDRVLISGASGSGKTTLFRAIGGLWPWGSGHIRLPSDSVMFVPRHPYVPTGTLRSALAYPAQEASGADEELVKVLKKTSLGRFAGDLDRVARWDKEMSFDEQQCLAFARIYLQRPKWVIIDEAIDGVDDNGRRVIFSILKEDMADACIIYIGRGASQDEFFTRSLTLVVEKVAPSANLTDAAISLGETEPRHLPAAT, from the coding sequence ATGAACGTTCCCACCGCCCAAGCTCCGGAAACGATTCCGGACGATCATCACTCGGTCGCCCGCTCCTTACCTATCGAATTGTTCATGCTGGTACAGGCCTTCCTGCGGTCCCCCCAGCTCAAGTCCCTGATCGTCATCGGCGTTGCAACAGTGCTCGTGGTGGGGGCGACCGCCTACGGGCAAGTCAAGCTGAACGCCTGGAACGGCCCCTTCTACAACGCTCTGGCGCGCAAGGACCTGGAGAGCTTTCTCCACCAGCTCGTGGTGTTCGGAGTGATCGCCAGCGCCCTGCTGGTGCTGAATGTCGCGCAGGCATGGCTCAATCGGATGACGCAGCTGAAACTGCGCCAGGGGCTGACGGGAGAGCTCCTCAACCAGTGGCTGGTGCCCAAGCGTGCCTTCCGCCTCGCCGGCTCCACAATAGGCTCGAATCCCGATCAGCGCATTCAGCAGGACGCGCTCAATCTCACTCAGCTGTCGGCAAATCTCGGCATAGGCTTGTTGCAGTCGTCCTTGCTGCTGGGGAGTTTCGTTGGCGTCTTATGGGGCCTTTCGGAAGGAGTGGTCATTCACTTCCAGGGGCAGAATTTCAGCATTCCGGGCTATATGGTCTGGTGCGCGCTCTTCTATGCCGGTCTGGCCTCCTGGCTGAGCTGGCTGGTAGGACGGCGGCTCATTCCGCTCGATGCCGAGCTTTATTCGCGTGAGGCGGACTTCCGCTTCTCCGTCGTTCATGTGAGCGAGAACAGCGATGCCATCGCATTGCATGGCGGCGAGGCGGACGAGAAACGCTACATCCTGCAGGTCTTCGACGCGCTGCTGGTCACCATGCGTCGCATCGTGTTTGCCACAACCGGGCTCATCTGGATCACGTCCGGCTATGGATGGTTCACCATCGTGGCTCCGATCCTCGTCGCCATGCCGGCTTATTTCGGCGGCGATCTGTCGTTCGGCGAATTGATGGTGGTCGTCGGTGCGTTCAACCAGGTGCAGCAGGCGCTGCGCTGGTTCGTGGACAATTTCTCCACGATCGCCGATTGGCGGGCGACTCTTCTCCGCATCGCCAGCTTCAATCGGGCCCTTCTGGCCATGGACGATCTGGAGCTCGGCAGAAGCCAAATCAGTGTCACCAGGGATGGCGGTGATCGACTGATCTTCGAGGACCTGCGGCTCGACACGCCCACCTGCTGCACGACGCTCGGAGAATCGCGGATCGAGATTCACCGCGGCGATCGCGTCCTCATCAGCGGCGCCTCGGGCAGCGGCAAGACAACCTTGTTCAGAGCGATCGGAGGGTTGTGGCCATGGGGCTCCGGTCATATCCGGCTGCCCTCAGACAGCGTGATGTTCGTCCCGCGACACCCGTATGTGCCAACGGGGACGCTGCGTTCCGCGCTGGCCTATCCCGCTCAGGAGGCTTCGGGTGCAGATGAAGAGCTGGTTAAGGTCCTGAAGAAGACCAGCCTTGGTCGGTTTGCCGGGGATCTCGATCGTGTCGCTCGCTGGGACAAGGAGATGAGTTTCGATGAGCAGCAATGCCTTGCCTTTGCACGGATCTATTTGCAGCGGCCGAAATGGGTGATCATCGACGAGGCCATCGATGGCGTTGACGACAATGGACGGCGGGTCATCTTCAGCATCCTCAAGGAAGACATGGCCGATGCCTGCATCATCTATATCGGGCGCGGCGCCTCCCAAGACGAGTTCTTCACGCGGAGCCTCACTCTGGTGGTCGAGAAGGTGGCGCCAAGTGCAAATTTAACCGATGCCGCGATAAGCTTGGGGGAAACCGAGCCGAGGCATCTTCCCGCCGCCACGTAG